A segment of the Kazachstania africana CBS 2517 chromosome 2, complete genome genome:
AAGAGAAGGGATTCTGCCGATACCGGAAAATTGTTTGAGAAACTATCACCATTAGCTAAGCAACTCCTACAACTTAACGATCCTGGTATAAATCCAGATGATataattaatgaaattaacaCAGAAAAAAGTATAGAGAAGCACAAGTTGGAAGATTTGTCGAATATATCGCTAGATTTGACATCTCAAGGATCTCCAAAAAGAGCCAAGCTATCATCTGGCGTCTCACTTAATCAGAAATCCATGGGTGAGCAATGCTTAAAAGAGCTAGATATTTTATTACATCGATTTGGTGAGGATGCTTTATCTTCTGACAGGGACGATGTCGAGATTTGGGCTTTCTTAGATAACGACTCATATGTACTGAGGGAGGAATACATCGACAGGTTGCAAATAgttttaaataatatttttacaaTTCCACAAATATGGCCAGAGCTTAAGGTCGAGCAGCTCAGAAGAATCTTAGATATTATGACAAACAATATCAGAATTTGTAGAGAGcataaaaattcaaaagaaagcCCTTTTCCAGTTGGAAAAATTGCATATGCATCAGTGGCTGTTAGTTTCAATGTACTGTCGTTAAATAATAACGATAAGCGACTAAATTTGGAACAATACGTCTTGGAACCCATAGACTTTCTGGTTGAGTCGCTAGAATCGATAAAAAACTCTGGAAGTAGTTCGAGTCCGGTAACAGATGATTTGAGGCTACTAGAACAATCAATACAAACATTCCCAACATATATTCATCAGCGCCCTTTTCTAGATGAGAGTTTGGTGACGAAACTTACATATCTGTTTACTGACATTGTAATGAATTATGAGCTGGAGTTAAACAGCAATATAGCTGCGCAAAATTCATGGGAAAAGATAAAACATGTAAGTTCAGAAGCACTAATTGCACTATACAATAAAGTTCCAGGGCAAAGGGACTTTATAATAGATGAACTACTTTCCCAAAGTGAGCGATTACCACAGAGaagattacaaagaaaattaagaaaGGTAAAAAAAGACTTGTTCACTAGCGATTTTACCTTAACTTTGTGCATGATgcttgaaaatttgaacaaacTTGACTTGGACTTCAAACAAGTTGACATGATTGATagcaatttttcaatcattACAGAAAAGCAGAAAGAAATAGAGACGTTTTTACTTAACACAATTGACCATGTCAATAACACCCttttaaatcaatttttcggaaatttcatcaagtATCGTCACTCCCTAGAAAACTACATCCAAGATCTAATCAACCTTTTCCCTCATCTCGAATGGCCTGTTGCTGAACTCTTGTTATCCtcgatgatgaagaaattgttgatGATGTTTGGCCctaataattcaaaagCAGCAAATGCAGAAACAGTGTGTCTACAATTAATAGGACAGATAGGCTGTGCAATCTTTGATGTCAGATGTAGAACAAGGCCGAATGAATGTAAcaatttggtaaaaatttgtaattaTCCTGAGTACTTACAGCAGTTTATGGCATCTTTTGACCGttgcaaaaattttctaggGCAATCTGAAGGAAAAAAGAGTACATACGTTTATCTCTGCTGTTCTAAACTATCCTGTTTGGTGAGACTAAAGGAATACGTGAAGGATTCCGAAGAGCAAAATTCTAACATTCAAGCAATGATCCAGCAATGCTTATTGGATTTGGAGTCTGAGAAGGTCGACCATGTATCTAGCTCAGACATTAACGATGTTTCACTAGACTATTTTTCTGTTCTCCATGCATACGATTTGTTAAATTTGTACGAACCTTATTTAAGATTAGTATTATCCATTTTAAACCAAAACAAAGTCAAGCTTAGATCTACCGCAATTAAGTGTCTCTCGATGCTCGCTTCTAAAGATAAAACTGTTCTGTCAAACTCGATGGTGAAGGCAACAATTGTGAGGCTCCTTAGCGACTCTTCTGCTGCTTCCATAAAAGATGCAACGCTTGATTTGGTTAGCATCGCTTCGTCATATCTCCAGTATTTCGAGCAAATTAACATAAATTATGATAATGATAGTGTATTAATACGGAAGCACattctgaaaataaatgaaagGGTTTATGATGAAACAAAAGATATAAATACGAAGATTTTTGTAGCGTCTAAAATTCTTTTAAGATTagaggatgaagaagatacaATAATAGATATGGCGGaacaaattttatatagCAGATGGCTTACTTCAGTAAGTGAACTTGATAAGAAACCTGATAGACAGGGTTCTATATGCAGAGAAATTATTACTGTTATGTCTGGTATAGCTGTAATGAGCCAGAAAtcttctgaaatttttgactGGTTCCTGAACTTTTATTTACTAAATGGTTCATTGCATACCGATGACGACTTCAAAATAATCACAacaaatttgaacaaaCTAACGAATACATTGgttcaagaaattgtaCAGTTACAATCAGTAGATACAAATGATCCGTCACTAGAATTGACGAAGGAAAAGTATCTTAACCTTCTGGCAAAATTTGCTTACGCTAATGTTTCATTTATAACAAAGGATCATATTGAGAGCTTATACCCATATATGATTGCTGATGAAAAAACGAATTTTCTATATCATCTTCTGCACGTCTTTAGAAGATCAATGGAGCAGCTGTCCAattttaaatcaaaatttctcaatGATATTGAGACCAGCATTCTAACACGTCTGCCCAAAATGAATgtaaaagaaatggaagaagCCATACCTTTGGCGTGGCAAGTGGCATGTCACAGAAAGGATACGACGAGAATAGCAAAAGCGTGCTCGTCCTGCTTCATTCATATGAACCCGTACATAAATAAGGCCAATAAGGATCCGGCATCACTGACTGTAGATGGGAAGTTACAGCGTTTAATGTACTTGGCAACTGGTTTTGGTAGTTTTTGTACATTCAATGCAAATAAAGATGCTATctcttttttaaaaaatgatgaaactgTGTACGAATATGTTGCTAAATGTTTGCTGGTCTTATCTAGGAAAGACGTGGCCCATATCATTCGTCGCATAGCTATTCGAAACTTGACTAAATTATGTGGTAGCCACccaaaacttttcaattctaagCACGTTCTCAAGTTGATTGATGGTGTGTTTGAAGGCGATTCTCTCGATATAAAGCTGGTTGTCTTAGAAAGCTTTTatgatttcttcattatgGAAGAACAAAAGGCAGCAAGGAGCTCTGGTGCTAACCTGCTTTCCTCATCAAAAGCGAAGTCCCTGAACATAAAATTACTTCCAAAAAAGAAGTCCGACTTTCTCCATGACGGTATATGCTCAGCTTTAGTTTCAAGATACCTCAGATATATACTGGAAATCTGTCTCTTAGAAGATACTAAAGGCGCTTTGGTTTCTGGGAGGCTGTTGAAGTTGATAGTACAATATGGCTACGTCAATCCCTCTCATTGTATTCCCACAGTAATTGCACTACTCTCATCAAAGGATAAATATATGAATCATCTCGTTATTGGCATTTTGACAGGCATATTTGAGAAGCATGAAACCATGGTTTTCAATGGTTTGTCAAAGGGTATTCAAACTGCAATCGAATattccttcaaaatttcaggAGAAAGCTTCTATGAGAATGATATATTTATCCAGGCTTTGCAAAGCATACTAGGCGAGGGTAAAAAGTACACTGTAAAATTCAGCAAATATATGAATAAAATACTCCAAATATTCTTCACCAATTCAGTTTCTATTAATTCTGATTCAAAGCAAAAGCGGAACGtgttatttttatctaCTAATATTGTCAATATGAAATTTAGTTCACAATTTGAGTATTTAGGCTTGTTGAAACATATTGATTTCTCAGCTGAGCAATTACAAGAAATCATTCTAGATGAATTAGTTCATGAAAGCGACGAGAATGGCAGACCCAACTCTAAGTTAAAAGATGCTGTCATTGTTCACGCAGCACTTTCAGACCTACAAAGTTATATGCTGAAACTATATGGCTTTAAGGAGAATATACTACTATATGAGGCTGCGCAAGAGTCAGACTTGAAAGGAAAGCAAATGCCTTTACCAAAGTCTACATCGCCGTccttcattgaaattatgCATCGTCTCCTTCAATCTGCTATAAATGAACAGTTCTACactaaatatataaagaatatGCAAGAGTACTAACGGAGTGCGGTTGATCATTTAACGGTATATAGGCTAAACATAGAAAatcctctttttttctcaaatctGCAATATTTCACgagaattgaaaaagccCATATATACGGATTTCGTTCCAGTCTAAAATGCAATCAGGCCATATAGGTATTAGCAGAACTGTAACAGTTTATATTCGATGACTTGATGTCTAGGACTTTTGATTGCTTGTATTTAGAGAGAAGTAATATAAGATATCCCACGCGTGTTAGTTATTGTCACTAGTCAAAAATGTAGCTATATATTGACAAACTACGATGGAGATCTAACTTCTATGTAGCAtatattttgttcattCATGTATCAGAACTCGGCCCACTGCACAAAGCGCAAGACTAAAGTGGAAGCTTCCGTTTAGGCAATGAGCTGCCAGAATGTTAATGTAGTCAAAGCCAATCAATATGTTCCAGAAAGTCAGAAAGTGTCTCCATGTTTGttttcaatcaaaaatatgcTATGGAATCACCAAACAATTGTGCGTTTCTGAAAGGCATTACTGTGGAAGCCTTCTGTAGATATTTATACTCTCTTCCACCAtttttccttcaaaatatcCCAATATTTTCTTAAGATTTGTCGTAAATTTGTTATTGGCCAAAGTTCATGAATCCCGTTTTCTTATCTACTTACATATAATCTTGAATCAGTGCTACTCGCGGGAAAACAAGCCAAAGAAGGAATTGGGTGGGTAAATATAGTTTGGCAGCCCTTAAATGTCACCAATGATTGTGGGTAATGTGTTGATTTTATTCCATTTTCTCTTCTGCTCgtcaaaaagaaatacaTATACACATAACAGGTACCTGGATCATGCCCGACTGTGTCCTCTGGAATAGTGCTGAACTTCTTTCCAACAATTCTAGCATTTTTGCAATTGTGGTATATTTGATTTGGCATAGTTTATCCAAATTCCAGCATACCTAACAGCCTTTAACATCGAACGGTGACAGTTTGGCATGCCTTATTCGCTCTCTGCAGTATTGCGTAGTTCAGCTTCCAGTGTGTTGCCAGCTCTTTTTGGTTTAGATTCAATTGGTGTCTCTATGGTCAAAACTCGCGATATCAAAGTCTTTTGTTTGAATTTGGCAGTTTGAGTCCTCAAACTTGGCAAATATCTATATCTTTTTGGCAATTTTTCAACCTTCCTCATCAACgacttttcttttgcaCTGCATCTAATGACATATGGTTTTCTTAGAGGTTCAGATACTATCGCAAATTTGTTTACTAGTTGGTTCATTCCAATGCCAATTATTATAGACCCACCGCATTTGGCTtctcttctcttctttcGTAAGTTTCTTAACTCCTCGATAGGtagattttcttcttcctcatcttcaGAAGAGCTTTCGTAATTTTGAACAAATCTTCTATTGACGTGCTTGTAAAGATCAGTCCATTTTTGAGGActgtcattttttgatattcttctatttttgtACAACATattgctattttttttcattaaatgaaatttatccAACATGGATTTGATAGTTTCCCTTGtcaacttctttttcaattgcaaTTCTTCCATATTTTCCTGatcattgattttggtGACTTTTGATAAAGTCTGAGGCCAATTTGGCATACATAATTTGTCATAAATCAATTGTAAGCCatctgcttcttcttcacccTCAATCACATCCTGCTCTAGCATTCGATTTTCTTGCCTTAGCATTTTCTTGTGAAATGAATCGTAAAGCTTATCTGGTAGCGGATCCACGAGatattcatcatttttactTCGCTTACGTATTGTATCAAGTTTTTGTCTATCgatattcaatatcataTTGGTAATCAAGTCTCTTGTCTCATCGACATTGGCCAAACCCTTGTTTGGCATCtttgattctttctttatgCCTTCTGAGTGAGTTAACCCCTTGGGCACTTCTCTGATGGCAAATTTGAACCGCTTTTCAGGGTCAATTTCATAGCCATCCATATCAAAATCGAATTTTTGGCGGTCATCATCGCTTCCTTTACTCTTTGACCTTAATGATCTGGCAGATTCTAGATCCAGGTCTTCCATTTTCGATAGCAGTCGATAAACTCTCCCACACAGCACTACTGTAAGCTCTCTATGTATGTCTTTTTCCAGTCAATCAGCTCACTTAACAACTCTGAAACCTTCATATCGATTATGATTTCTTGCCATggaaatttatcaatagcgtatcaaatttttttgacgAAAATCAATAcgataaaataatataaagtggCAATTAAATCTTTAATTCCAATTAGAAAGAAGGACGGTTCAGGCAGCAATTGACAGATATTGGAGTGGATGACCACAGTGAGTGATGTTTAACAGAAGCCGGACTAATAAGAAGCTGcttccaaatttcaaagaaaaggaCGAAGAGAACAAAATTGGGAAAGTTAGGAAGGATTCTCTAGACGCTTCAAAACCATTAAGATTGGGTGGCTTGATGTTACAttggaatattatcatcGTGTCTACAATAGTGTGGTTTTTGACAGTTAACCATTACGAGAATTCTGTTGTGAGAAGAGCAATGAATAAATGCTCATGGAATACATGGGAACAATGGCCTGAAGGTGTAAAGAGTCATAAAGTTGCATTATATGCCGATCCTCAGATATTAGATGAATATTCGTACCCGGGAAGGCCccaaattgtaaattattttacGAGAGTGATTGTTGATCACTACCATTACAGAAACTGGAGATATAGTCAGCATTATCTAAATCCTGACactaatttctttttaggTGATTTATTTGATGGAGGCAGACATTGGGACGATGATGTGTGGTTGGCTGAATATAACAgattcaataaaatatttccaAAGAGTCCCATGACGAAAACGGTATTTTCCTTACCGGGCAATCATGATATAGGATTTGGAGATACAGTAATAGAGTCAAGTTTAGATAGATTTACGACTTATTTTGGGGacacttcttcttctcatGAAATTGGCAACCATACATTCGTTCTTTTGGATACAATCTCACTATCTGATACTACAAATGTTAACGTTTCTTCTATCCCTAAAAGATTTCTAGAAGAATTTTCCCTTTCAAGAAGGCAGAAATCTCATCCAAATCCCACAATTCTCTTAACGCATGTGCCATTATGGCGTAATGCAAACCAGCAGCAATGTGGTAAAGAGAGAGAATCCACTAAACCTTTCCCTATTCAAAAGGGGTATCAATATCAAACCGTCATTGATCAAACAATGACTCAGGAAATCTTAACTCAATTGACTCCAAAGTTTGTATTTTCTGGCGATGATCATGACTATTGTCACGTCAAACACACATACGGTGCGAATGACTTGGGTGGTAACAATAATGCTGATCACGTCAATAGCAATAAGATAGTTGATGAAATCACTGTTAAGTCATGTGCAATGAATATGGGAATTAAGAAACCTGCCATACAATTAGTATCATTGTTTAATGATGAATCTGTTACTGGTAATGAACCTGTAACTACTATACAAACTCGAATCTGTTACTTACCCGATCCATTCAAGCCAATGTGGGTGTATATCCTTCTGTTAATTGGAAATTTAGGctctttcattatttaCATTAAAAGGTACGCATTTGTGCCATCTCTCAAAAATGATTTGCCTCTACCCGTCAGCACTGATACCACAACGCATAAGAAAGATATTAAGGTAAGACAGTTAGTCATCGACACTAGTGCAAACGCTGCGATAACTTTTCTACTTATTTTAGTCATATTTTCTTACTACTACAATTCAATATGACTCAGTTCAGCTATGTAATATTTATCTGCAAGTAATTAATTAAATTCATATATACCAACCGCTTTACTCTGGCACTAATCGAAGCATTAGAATTTTATATTTGGATCTGAATTACCTGCATTCTGactagaaaaaaaaaatgcaatgTTCGAACTCTGAGATAAATGAATATGACGAATAGCGAAATTAATAAGTCATTGAATAACGATACCCTGTTATCCATAATATAAGGTAGTC
Coding sequences within it:
- the SCC2 gene encoding cohesin-loading factor complex subunit SCC2 (similar to Saccharomyces cerevisiae SCC2 (YDR180W); ancestral locus Anc_8.381) — translated: MENYPGEGTDAPKKIVEALEKQPLSYLVPKSRLSSLLTDTMTVSVPLSHETFKESKDISNESHMIDKLNSVLLGIHNGDEESKLLFRRPKMFKYKLKRRDSADTGKLFEKLSPLAKQLLQLNDPGINPDDIINEINTEKSIEKHKLEDLSNISLDLTSQGSPKRAKLSSGVSLNQKSMGEQCLKELDILLHRFGEDALSSDRDDVEIWAFLDNDSYVLREEYIDRLQIVLNNIFTIPQIWPELKVEQLRRILDIMTNNIRICREHKNSKESPFPVGKIAYASVAVSFNVLSLNNNDKRLNLEQYVLEPIDFLVESLESIKNSGSSSSPVTDDLRLLEQSIQTFPTYIHQRPFLDESLVTKLTYLFTDIVMNYELELNSNIAAQNSWEKIKHVSSEALIALYNKVPGQRDFIIDELLSQSERLPQRRLQRKLRKVKKDLFTSDFTLTLCMMLENLNKLDLDFKQVDMIDSNFSIITEKQKEIETFLLNTIDHVNNTLLNQFFGNFIKYRHSLENYIQDLINLFPHLEWPVAELLLSSMMKKLLMMFGPNNSKAANAETVCLQLIGQIGCAIFDVRCRTRPNECNNLVKICNYPEYLQQFMASFDRCKNFLGQSEGKKSTYVYLCCSKLSCLVRLKEYVKDSEEQNSNIQAMIQQCLLDLESEKVDHVSSSDINDVSLDYFSVLHAYDLLNLYEPYLRLVLSILNQNKVKLRSTAIKCLSMLASKDKTVLSNSMVKATIVRLLSDSSAASIKDATLDLVSIASSYLQYFEQININYDNDSVLIRKHILKINERVYDETKDINTKIFVASKILLRLEDEEDTIIDMAEQILYSRWLTSVSELDKKPDRQGSICREIITVMSGIAVMSQKSSEIFDWFLNFYLLNGSLHTDDDFKIITTNLNKLTNTLVQEIVQLQSVDTNDPSLELTKEKYLNLLAKFAYANVSFITKDHIESLYPYMIADEKTNFLYHLLHVFRRSMEQLSNFKSKFLNDIETSILTRLPKMNVKEMEEAIPLAWQVACHRKDTTRIAKACSSCFIHMNPYINKANKDPASLTVDGKLQRLMYLATGFGSFCTFNANKDAISFLKNDETVYEYVAKCLLVLSRKDVAHIIRRIAIRNLTKLCGSHPKLFNSKHVLKLIDGVFEGDSLDIKLVVLESFYDFFIMEEQKAARSSGANLLSSSKAKSLNIKLLPKKKSDFLHDGICSALVSRYLRYILEICLLEDTKGALVSGRLLKLIVQYGYVNPSHCIPTVIALLSSKDKYMNHLVIGILTGIFEKHETMVFNGLSKGIQTAIEYSFKISGESFYENDIFIQALQSILGEGKKYTVKFSKYMNKILQIFFTNSVSINSDSKQKRNVLFLSTNIVNMKFSSQFEYLGLLKHIDFSAEQLQEIILDELVHESDENGRPNSKLKDAVIVHAALSDLQSYMLKLYGFKENILLYEAAQESDLKGKQMPLPKSTSPSFIEIMHRLLQSAINEQFYTKYIKNMQEY
- the CDC1 gene encoding putative lipid phosphatase CDC1 (similar to Saccharomyces cerevisiae CDC1 (YDR182W); ancestral locus Anc_8.383) codes for the protein MFNRSRTNKKLLPNFKEKDEENKIGKVRKDSLDASKPLRLGGLMLHWNIIIVSTIVWFLTVNHYENSVVRRAMNKCSWNTWEQWPEGVKSHKVALYADPQILDEYSYPGRPQIVNYFTRVIVDHYHYRNWRYSQHYLNPDTNFFLGDLFDGGRHWDDDVWLAEYNRFNKIFPKSPMTKTVFSLPGNHDIGFGDTVIESSLDRFTTYFGDTSSSHEIGNHTFVLLDTISLSDTTNVNVSSIPKRFLEEFSLSRRQKSHPNPTILLTHVPLWRNANQQQCGKERESTKPFPIQKGYQYQTVIDQTMTQEILTQLTPKFVFSGDDHDYCHVKHTYGANDLGGNNNADHVNSNKIVDEITVKSCAMNMGIKKPAIQLVSLFNDESVTGNEPVTTIQTRICYLPDPFKPMWVYILLLIGNLGSFIIYIKRYAFVPSLKNDLPLPVSTDTTTHKKDIKVRQLVIDTSANAAITFLLILVIFSYYYNSI
- the SAS4 gene encoding Sas4p (similar to Saccharomyces cerevisiae SAS4 (YDR181C); ancestral locus Anc_8.382), whose protein sequence is MEDLDLESARSLRSKSKGSDDDRQKFDFDMDGYEIDPEKRFKFAIREVPKGLTHSEGIKKESKMPNKGLANVDETRDLITNMILNIDRQKLDTIRKRSKNDEYLVDPLPDKLYDSFHKKMLRQENRMLEQDVIEGEEEADGLQLIYDKLCMPNWPQTLSKVTKINDQENMEELQLKKKLTRETIKSMLDKFHLMKKNSNMLYKNRRISKNDSPQKWTDLYKHVNRRFVQNYESSSEDEEEENLPIEELRNLRKKRREAKCGGSIIIGIGMNQLVNKFAIVSEPLRKPYVIRCSAKEKSLMRKVEKLPKRYRYLPSLRTQTAKFKQKTLISRVLTIETPIESKPKRAGNTLEAELRNTAESE